In Lotus japonicus ecotype B-129 chromosome 5, LjGifu_v1.2, one genomic interval encodes:
- the LOC130716602 gene encoding filament-like plant protein 4, whose amino-acid sequence MDRRWPWKKKSTDKAVLDKAAAELDSSASATTQSNQDAYKKPNYVQISVESYSHLTGLEDQVKTYEEKVQTLEDEINELNEKLSAANSEINTKEGLVKQHAKVAEEAVSGWEKAEAEALALKNHLETVTLSKLTAEDQASQLDGALKECMRQIRNLKEEHEQKIQEIALTKTKQLDKVKGELEAKIGNFEQELLRSAAENAALSRSLQERSNMLIKLSEEKGHAEAEIEHLKSNIESCEREINSLKYELHVNSKELEIRNEEKNMSMRSAEAANRQHTEGVKKIAKLEAECQRLRGLVRKKLPGPAALAQMKLEVESLGRDYGETRLRKSPVKPANSHLSQLPELSLENVQKFQKDNEFLTERLLAMEEETKMLKEALAKRNGELQASRSMCGKTLSKLQMLEAQLQTSNQQKGSPKSIVHINHESIYSQNASKAPSLISMSEDGNDDAGSCAESWSTVMISELSQLPKEKNTEELSKSEATKKLELMDDFLEVEKLAGLSNDSNREASVSFTSNNKMNAIVTSDVSEVSASKDDPFKSETKCDSNLLPNQVSSSEADGLLLAELRSRILLVFDSKAKGDDIETILKDIKHALEDAHDSSIQDSVTPIPCDVKPSDTCDKQVNPEDADQNSEKESILSQKTTELMQITSDLEAAISQINDFVLFLGREAMTVHDISSSGEGISQKMEEFSVTYNKVICNEANLQQFVLDLSCVLAKACEFRFNILGYKGMETETNSPDCIDKIALPENKLVQDNSPGERYQNGHSHILNPCSDPEVPDDGNLTSNYESNGTSQKFSMKDFEEMKLEKEKAMADLSKFAENLEVTKSQLMETEQNLAEVKSQLASAQKSNSLAETQLKCMAESYRSLETRAQEFETELNHLRMKTETLENELKDEKRAHEEALAKYMELEEQLQRNESSAADNDPKTKKERDLAAAAEKLAECQETIYLLSKQLKSLHPQTEPTGYAYGERISKVEGFTERESATYSPNLQEFDQAEMDGAASGFVQRLGPESPLHFSNNLCSPSDTESNFQATSPVRNPNHRPTKSTSSSASSTPTPEKHARGFSRFFSSKGKTGH is encoded by the exons TAAAACAACATGCTAAAGTGGCTGAAGAGGCTGTCTCAG GCTGGGAAAAGGCGGAAGCAGAAGCTTTggctttgaagaaccatctAGAAACTGTCACCCTTTCGAAACTCACTGCTGAGGACCAGGCATCACAGTTAGATGGTGCTCTTAAAGAGTGTATGCGACAGATAAGAAACTTGAAGGAAGAACATGAGCAGAAAATACAGGAAATTGCTCTCACAAAAACCAAGCAATTGGACAAGGTTAAGGGTGAGCTTGAGGCTAAGATAGGGAACTTTGAACAGGAACTTCTCAGGTCTGCTGCTGAGAATGCGGCTCTGTCGAGGTCCTTGCAGGAGCGCTCTAACATGCTAATCAAATTAAGCGAAGAAAAAGGTCATGCTGAGGCTGAAATTGAGCATCTTAAGAGCAACATAGAATCATGTGAGAGAGAAATCAATTCACTCAAATATGAGCTTCATGTTAATTCCAAAGAGCTTGAAATTcgcaatgaagaaaaaaatatgagtATGAGGTCTGCAGAAGCTGCTAACAGGCAGCATACGGAAGGTGTTAAAAAAATTGCTAAATTAGAGGCAGAATGCCAAAGATTACGTGGTTTAGTACGGAAAAAGTTACCTGGTCCTGCTGCTCTTGCACAAATGAAGCTAGAAGTTGAAAGTCTTGGTCGAGATTATGGAGAAACTCGTTTAAGGAAGTCTCCTGTCAAACCTGCTAATTCTCATCTGTCCCAGTTGCCTGAATTATCCCTGGAGAATGTACAGAAATTCCAGAAAGATAATGAATTTCTTACAGAGCGCTTattggcaatggaagaagaaacaaaaatgCTAAAAGAAGCTTTGGCAAAACGCAACGGTGAATTGCAGGCTTCAAGGAGCATGTGTGGTAAAACACTAAGCAAACTTCAAATGCTGGAAGCACAACTTCAGACAAGTAATCAGCAGAAGGGATCCCCAAAATCCATCGTCCATATAAACCATGAAAGCATCTACAGTCAAAATGCAAGCAAAGCACCAAGCTTGATCTCCATGTCTGAAGATGGAAACGATGATGCAGGAAGTTGTGCTGAGTCTTGGTCTACAGTAATGATTTCTGAGCTATCCCAACTTCCAAAAGAAAAGAATACTGAGGAATTGAGCAAATCTGAAGCCACTAAGAAGCTAGAACTGATGGATGACTTTCTggaggtggagaaattggctgGATTATCAAATGATTCAAATAGAGAAGCCTCTGTTTCATTTACTTCAAACAATAAGATGAATGCAATTGTGACCAGTGACGTATCAGAAGTCAGTGCCAGCAAAGATGATCCGTTCAAGTCTGAAACGAAGTGTGATTCAAATCTGTTGCCAAATCAAGTGTCTTCTTCTGAAGCAGATGGCTTGTTGTTAGCAGAACTTAGATCAAGAATATTATTGGTTTTTGATTCCAAGGCTAAGGGTGACGATATAGAGACAATCCTGAAGGATATTAAACATGCTCTTGAAGATGCACATGACTCTTCCATCCAGGACTCTGTAACTCCCATTCCCTGCGATGTCAAGCCTTCTGATACATGTGATAAGCAGGTTAATCCTGAAGATGCTGACCAAAATTCAGAAAAAGAATCCATTTTGTCCCAGAAAACTACAGAACTTATGCAGATAACTTCAGATCTAGAAGCTGCAATCTCTCAGATTAATGACTTCGTATTGTTTCTTGGGAGAGAAGCAATGACAGTTCATGATATATCTTCTAGTGGAGAAGGAATAAGCCAAAAGATGGAGGAGTTCTCTGTCACCTATAATAAAGTTATATGCAATGAAGCAAATTTGCAACAGTTCGTTCTTGATCTGTCTTGTGTATTAGCTAAAGCATgtgaatttagatttaatatCCTTGGTTATAAGGGTATGGAAACTGAAACCAATAGTCCTGATTGCATAGATAAGATTGCTCTGCCTGAAAATAAGTTAGTTCAAGACAACTCACCAGGAGAGAGATATCAAAATGGTCATTCCCATATTCTTAATCCTTGTTCTGATCCTGAGGTTCCTGATGATGGAAACTTGACCTCAAACTATGAATCAAATGGCACATCACAGAAGTTCTCGATGAAGGATTTTGAAGAAATGAAATTAGAGAAAGAGAAGGCCATGGCAGATCTGTCAAAATTTGCTGAAAATCTTGAAGTGACAAAGTCTCAATTAATGGAGACCGAGCAAAATCTGGCAGAAGTTAAATCACAATTGGCTTCTGCTCAAAAGTCAAACAGCTTGGCTGAGACTCAATTAAAATGCATGGCAGAGTCATACAGGTCACTTGAAACACGTGCACAGGAGTTTGAAACTGAGCTGAATCATCTTCGAATGAAGACAGAAACACTAGAGAACgaacttaaagatgaaaagaGGGCTCATGAAGAAGCTTTGGCGAAGTACATGGAGCTAGAAGAACAACTGCAAAG GAATGAGAGCTCCGCTGCTGATAATGACCCCAAGACCAAGAAG GAGAGAGACTTGGCAGCCGctgctgaaaagctagctgagtGCCAGGAAACTATATATCTTCTTAGCAAGCAGTTAAAGTCTCTGCATCCTCAAACAGAGCCAACGGGTTATGCATACGGTGAGAGGATTTCAAAGGTAGAAGGCTTCACAGAGCGTGAATCTGCTACTTATAGCCCAAATTTGCAAGAGTTTGATCAGGCGGAGATGGACGGTGCTGCTTCTGGTTTTGTGCAGAGACTGGGTCCTGAGTCCCCCTTGCATTTTTCTAACAACTTATGCAGTCCATCCGATACTGAATCAAACTTTCAAGCCACATCTCCTGTACGGAACCCAAACCATAGGCCTACAAAGTCAACCTCTTCATCAGCTTCTTCAACTCCTACACCGGAGAAACATGCCCGGGGTTTTAGCAGATTCTTTTCATCAAAAGGAAAAACTGGTCATTGA